GCTGAAGGGCACCGACTCCCTCGTCGCACCGTCCGGAGTGGCCGGCTGGGACTTCCAGGACGAGGTCGAGGCGGGCAACCGCGCCGCGGCACAGCTGCGCAACGAGCAGGGCGTCCGCGCCATTGTCGTGCTGCTGCACGAGGGCGGGACGCAGTCCGGCACCTACAACGGTTGTGTCGGGATCTCCGGCCCCATCGTCCACATCGCCGAGAAGCTCGACCCCTCGATCGACGCGCTGATCACGGGTCACACCCACCAGGCCTACAACTGCTCGATCGACGACCCGGCCGGCGAGCCGCGCAAGGTGGTGAGCGCCTTCTCGTTCGGCCGCGTCATCACCGAGATGAACCTCGAGCTGGACAGCCGCACGAACGACGTCGTGCGCGACTCCGTCACCGCCGTCAACCACATCGTGACCCGCACGGTTCCGCCTGACCCGACCCTGCTGAACATCGTGGCCAAGTGGACAGCGCTGGCCAACGTCGAAGGCAACGTCGAGGTGGGCACCATCACGCAGGACATCACCCGCGCGTTCCTGCCTCCGCCGAGCACGAGCGACGACCGCGCTAAGGAGTCGTCGCTGTCGAACCTCATCGCGGACGCCCAGCTCGCCTCGACAGCGCCGGAGAACGGCAGCCAGATCGCGTTCATGAACGCCGGCGGTGTGCGCGCCGACCTTCGGTACGCCAGCTCCCCGGCGGGTGAGGGCGACGGTGTCGTCACTTACCGCGAGGCGTTCAACGTGCAGCCGTTCAGCAACATCCTGCAGACGTTCGACATGACCGGCGCCCAGATCGAGGCCGTTCTCGAGCAGCAGTGGGTGACCGGCCGTCCCGGCGGCCGTGACGTGCTGCGGTTGGGAATCTCGGACGGGTTCACGTACTCCTGGTCGCAGACGGCGCCGTTCGGCCAGAAGATCGACCCGGCCTCGATCAAGCTCAACGGGGTCACGCTCGACCCGAACGGCAGCTACCGGGTCACCGCCAGCAACTTCCTTGCTGACGGCGGCGACAGCTACCTCGCGTTCCGCAACGGCACGCCGCGGGACGGTGGCAAGGTCGACCTGGACGCGCTGATCGACTACCTGGGCGCGAACTCGCCGGTGTCGGCACCGCCGGTCGCGCGCAGCGTGCCGCTCCCGTAGGGCCCGCAGCACGACACGAAGGGTGGCACTCCGCAGCGGGTGCCACCCTTCGTCGTCAGTCAGGTGGGCGTACGCCGTCAGGCGACCGGGGCCGGCGCCGGCAGGTCGGTCGGCACCGGGTCCTTGGGCTCCTTCGGCAGCACGAAGCGGTAGCCGACGTTGCGCACGGTGCCGATCAGCGTCTCGTGGTCGGACCCGAGCTTGGCCCGCAGCCGCCGGACGTGCACGTCGACCGTGCGGGTGCCGCCGTAGTAGTCGTAGCCCCAGACCTCCTGCAGGAGCTGGGCCCGGCTGAAGACGCGGCCCGGATGCTGGGCGAGGAACTTCAGCAGCTCGAACTCCTTGAAGGTCAGGTCCAGGACCCGGCCCTTCACCCGTGCTGTGTACGTCGCCTCGTCGATCGTCACGTCGCCCCGGCGGATCTCG
This genomic stretch from Actinomycetes bacterium harbors:
- a CDS encoding bifunctional metallophosphatase/5'-nucleotidase, giving the protein MSGPGLLRRRTPVALAALVAAALATSITAAPASQATPKDDESKRIPVQLLSFNDYHGHIEEDPSSPTQATDGNIRDENGALVAAGGAAFLATHLQDLREGHENSFTVAAGDLIGGSTFTSGFYHDEPSVETLNAMGLDVSGVGNHEFDEGVTELLRMQNGGCHPVDGCYLQDEAGNDITYPGADFPWLAANVVSEETGDTVLPATWVEKVGNAKIGFIGMTLKGTDSLVAPSGVAGWDFQDEVEAGNRAAAQLRNEQGVRAIVVLLHEGGTQSGTYNGCVGISGPIVHIAEKLDPSIDALITGHTHQAYNCSIDDPAGEPRKVVSAFSFGRVITEMNLELDSRTNDVVRDSVTAVNHIVTRTVPPDPTLLNIVAKWTALANVEGNVEVGTITQDITRAFLPPPSTSDDRAKESSLSNLIADAQLASTAPENGSQIAFMNAGGVRADLRYASSPAGEGDGVVTYREAFNVQPFSNILQTFDMTGAQIEAVLEQQWVTGRPGGRDVLRLGISDGFTYSWSQTAPFGQKIDPASIKLNGVTLDPNGSYRVTASNFLADGGDSYLAFRNGTPRDGGKVDLDALIDYLGANSPVSAPPVARSVPLP